One Thermosphaera aggregans DNA segment encodes these proteins:
- a CDS encoding winged helix-turn-helix domain-containing protein — MAITRRNRCVHDIVYDILTVLSRNGEMCKTALCLSANLPVDRCNRILKLLEANGLIRREPDERVKRYRICERGYVYLGLYVKVHEILLFPKPGGR, encoded by the coding sequence TTGGCCATCACGAGGAGAAACAGGTGTGTTCACGACATCGTATACGATATTTTAACCGTTTTAAGCAGGAATGGTGAGATGTGTAAGACAGCCCTATGCTTGAGCGCTAACCTGCCAGTGGACAGATGCAACAGGATCTTAAAGCTATTAGAGGCGAACGGGCTTATACGTCGAGAACCTGATGAACGGGTCAAGCGATACCGAATTTGCGAGAGAGGATATGTCTACCTTGGATTATATGTGAAGGTTCACGAGATACTCCTGTTCCCGAAGCCGGGTGGAAGGTAG
- a CDS encoding 50S ribosomal protein L40e: MPINDPELLKIVQARVLNKMVCRRCGALNPPGATKCRRCKSKGTLRPKKAVRTATKAG; encoded by the coding sequence ATGCCGATTAACGACCCGGAGTTGCTGAAAATAGTGCAGGCAAGAGTCTTGAACAAAATGGTCTGCAGGAGATGCGGTGCTTTAAACCCTCCCGGGGCTACAAAGTGCAGGAGATGCAAATCCAAGGGCACGCTGAGGCCGAAGAAGGCTGTTAGAACAGCAACTAAAGCAGGCTAA
- a CDS encoding ribbon-helix-helix protein, CopG family, which produces MDAIMEADETFELKIRVSRDTYEKLKALAERKGFTDVSALIEEIVKQQVLGPEAAREVELEKLRQKLERRLQDELNKSLSVIDSLRRQLTELYERVDHIESVVKELSEKKAEAKPPPPVQRGRAYKTGIERLSEDKILFESTLPPRIQRDAFFSYLEREGAVVLKLSRERIAVDRGFWEEFKEKLFKTVTTNKEDEIKQALGEKGFALWRALYDDNLIIYDPKTRVWKPLFKNPE; this is translated from the coding sequence TTGGATGCTATTATGGAAGCTGATGAAACGTTTGAGCTGAAAATACGGGTTTCCCGCGATACTTACGAGAAGCTGAAAGCTTTGGCGGAGAGGAAGGGTTTCACGGATGTCTCAGCCCTTATAGAGGAAATCGTTAAGCAACAGGTGCTAGGACCTGAGGCCGCTAGAGAGGTTGAGCTCGAGAAGCTGAGGCAGAAGCTTGAGCGCAGGCTCCAGGATGAGCTGAACAAGTCCCTCTCAGTTATTGATTCTTTAAGGAGACAGTTAACCGAGCTTTACGAGAGGGTTGACCATATCGAGAGCGTTGTTAAGGAGTTGTCTGAGAAAAAGGCTGAGGCGAAACCGCCCCCGCCTGTTCAACGGGGTAGGGCTTATAAAACAGGTATTGAAAGGCTTAGCGAGGATAAAATCCTGTTCGAGAGCACTCTCCCTCCCCGGATTCAACGGGATGCTTTCTTCTCCTACCTTGAAAGAGAAGGGGCTGTAGTGTTGAAGCTGAGCAGGGAGAGAATAGCCGTGGACAGAGGCTTCTGGGAGGAGTTCAAAGAAAAGCTTTTCAAAACGGTTACAACGAACAAGGAGGATGAGATAAAGCAGGCCCTGGGGGAGAAAGGGTTCGCGCTCTGGAGAGCCCTTTACGATGACAACCTCATAATCTACGACCCTAAGACAAGGGTTTGGAAGCCTTTGTTCAAAAACCCTGAGTAG
- a CDS encoding endonuclease V translates to MLKQVSRFPKLEFSRVRLVAGLDSSFINSIQVAAAVVYDVREDIVVEEKVVRREAAIPYVPGLLAFRELPGYLKTLSLLKVKPDMLLVDGHGLTHPRAFGIATHLGLVAKTPSIGVAKKPLHGVVDGEGYIIAHGLRLGKVIHHGGRRLYVSIGYGLSLESAVEIVGKLLREGSHLPIPLHHADRLSRKYKKENP, encoded by the coding sequence GTGCTGAAACAGGTAAGCCGGTTTCCCAAACTAGAGTTCTCAAGGGTTAGGCTTGTAGCAGGACTCGACTCCTCCTTCATCAACAGTATTCAAGTCGCCGCGGCAGTCGTGTACGATGTCCGTGAAGACATCGTTGTCGAAGAAAAGGTAGTCCGCAGGGAGGCGGCAATCCCTTATGTTCCAGGGCTCCTAGCGTTCAGGGAGCTCCCGGGCTACTTGAAAACCCTATCCCTCCTTAAAGTGAAGCCGGATATGCTACTGGTGGATGGCCACGGGTTAACCCATCCGCGAGCCTTCGGAATAGCCACACACCTCGGGCTCGTGGCCAAGACCCCGTCGATAGGGGTTGCGAAGAAGCCTCTCCACGGAGTAGTTGACGGAGAAGGCTACATAATAGCCCACGGGCTTAGGCTCGGGAAAGTAATTCATCACGGCGGACGCCGCCTGTACGTGAGCATCGGGTACGGGTTAAGCCTTGAATCAGCCGTGGAAATAGTTGGGAAACTGTTGAGGGAGGGAAGCCACCTACCAATACCCCTCCACCATGCAGACAGGCTTTCAAGAAAATATAAGAAGGAAAACCCGTAG
- the cutA gene encoding divalent-cation tolerance protein CutA, whose protein sequence is MLEGGWVVVLITASTREEALKIGRMLVEAKLAACVNIVRDVTSIYWWEGKVEEGGELLLIVKTTFEKLESLIKEVRKIHSYSVPEIIAIPVVAGNPDYLRWVRESTS, encoded by the coding sequence GTGTTGGAGGGTGGCTGGGTGGTTGTCCTAATAACAGCAAGCACGCGTGAAGAGGCTTTGAAAATAGGCAGAATGCTTGTCGAGGCTAAGTTAGCGGCATGCGTTAACATTGTAAGAGATGTTACAAGCATATACTGGTGGGAGGGCAAGGTTGAGGAGGGTGGAGAGCTCCTCTTAATTGTTAAGACTACTTTTGAAAAACTAGAATCCCTTATCAAGGAGGTTAGGAAAATCCACTCTTATAGTGTCCCCGAAATCATAGCAATACCGGTTGTTGCGGGCAACCCGGACTACCTGAGATGGGTGCGTGAATCAACGAGTTGA
- a CDS encoding haloacid dehalogenase, translating to MGFEPQVLSVLRRDIETVSKMLDEKDKVREEAIRLVREIVRLSGDLISSVHAKRVENAVKILESLKARKEEFLALLSKHPDLLYSGLSYNALSEFAEAVIVYHLVLEGRMPSLEEIDVPIPAYLQGLGDVVGELRRYIVDLLDRALVEEATRYLRIMEAIYESLKRLDYPDAITPGLRHKVDVAARLVEDTRVLILTTKNSLRTLGNL from the coding sequence ATGGGTTTTGAGCCACAGGTGTTGAGTGTTTTAAGGAGAGATATTGAGACTGTTTCTAAAATGCTTGACGAGAAGGATAAGGTTAGGGAGGAGGCGATCAGGCTTGTGAGAGAGATTGTCAGGCTGTCAGGCGATCTTATCTCATCAGTTCATGCTAAAAGAGTAGAGAATGCCGTAAAAATCCTGGAGAGCCTTAAGGCTAGGAAGGAGGAGTTTCTCGCTCTCCTATCAAAGCATCCTGACCTACTATACTCTGGGCTTTCCTATAACGCTTTAAGCGAGTTCGCGGAAGCGGTCATCGTGTATCATTTAGTGTTGGAGGGGAGAATGCCGTCTCTCGAGGAGATCGATGTACCAATACCTGCTTACCTGCAGGGGCTTGGGGATGTTGTGGGAGAGCTTAGAAGGTACATTGTAGATCTTCTCGACCGCGCACTGGTTGAAGAAGCAACGCGCTATTTAAGGATCATGGAGGCAATCTATGAGAGCCTGAAGCGTCTCGACTACCCTGACGCGATAACCCCTGGGCTGAGGCACAAGGTAGATGTTGCTGCGAGGCTTGTGGAGGATACGAGGGTTTTGATTTTAACCACCAAGAACTCTTTGAGAACGCTTGGAAACCTTTAA
- a CDS encoding TatD family hydrolase, which produces MLYADSHLHTNPLQGLGAGRVAKKFKKEGGWFISLVSLPPYHYGFTEISVDSYRKTLDLLVREAESARSEGLSVVALAGFHPSEVDEYLRRGLSKKEVYELAVKVLNLIIDYVRKGLIHGIGEVGRQHYGTSPERLVLSETIMMEALELACQHQALVHLHLEQGGWATAFNIAKILDKIPCKSNRVVLHHVNYETGLWSSVLGLPATLPVKTSLEKILGTPGIRLDGFLVESDFIDDPKRPGVSAYPWEIPRFFNEKLERSEVSEETVFKLNVDNVSKIYEVPPP; this is translated from the coding sequence TTGCTGTACGCTGACTCACACCTTCACACAAACCCTCTCCAAGGCTTAGGGGCGGGCAGGGTAGCTAAGAAGTTTAAGAAGGAAGGAGGCTGGTTCATATCGCTTGTCTCTCTCCCACCATACCATTACGGTTTCACCGAGATATCGGTCGACTCCTACAGGAAGACCCTTGACCTGCTTGTAAGGGAGGCGGAGTCCGCTAGGAGTGAGGGGTTGAGCGTTGTAGCCCTAGCAGGATTCCACCCGAGCGAAGTAGACGAGTATTTGAGAAGGGGCCTCAGCAAGAAGGAGGTTTACGAGCTGGCGGTGAAGGTTCTCAACTTGATAATTGACTATGTAAGGAAGGGCCTGATCCACGGGATAGGCGAGGTTGGGCGGCAGCACTACGGCACGAGTCCGGAGAGGCTGGTATTATCAGAGACGATAATGATGGAGGCCCTGGAGCTAGCCTGTCAGCACCAAGCCCTCGTCCACCTACACCTTGAGCAGGGGGGTTGGGCAACAGCTTTCAACATTGCGAAAATACTTGATAAAATCCCTTGCAAGAGCAACAGGGTGGTGCTCCACCATGTTAACTATGAGACAGGATTGTGGAGCAGCGTGCTCGGTCTCCCGGCAACCCTCCCGGTTAAGACTAGCTTGGAGAAAATCCTGGGAACGCCTGGAATACGGCTCGACGGGTTCCTGGTAGAGTCCGACTTTATAGATGATCCTAAGCGGCCCGGGGTTTCAGCATACCCGTGGGAGATTCCCAGGTTTTTCAACGAGAAGCTTGAGAGGAGTGAGGTTTCCGAGGAAACCGTGTTCAAGCTGAACGTTGACAATGTTTCGAAAATCTACGAGGTGCCTCCTCCATGA
- a CDS encoding polymer-forming cytoskeletal protein: MGIGDLSVGGSVKLKGPVKLGTLSIAGSLSVEGDLETDVLEVSGSARITGVLRSGRITVSGSLTVEKNVEAGKIEVSGSLSVSEKVEAENLSVSGSLKAGEARANRLEIYGMARGGSFKGREVEVGRKSEVHGLMVGCNVVVARNASVDRVVGKQVRIGRGAEVDYLEAEEAVVEDSATVGVLVYVVKAELSDKSRVGELRKTDKLSIALDCNV; this comes from the coding sequence ATGGGTATTGGAGACTTATCCGTAGGAGGGAGTGTTAAGCTTAAAGGACCTGTCAAGCTTGGGACTCTCTCAATCGCTGGAAGCCTGAGTGTTGAGGGGGATCTTGAAACAGATGTCCTCGAAGTAAGCGGGTCGGCGAGGATCACGGGCGTGCTGAGGTCGGGTAGAATCACGGTTTCAGGCTCCCTAACTGTTGAGAAAAACGTCGAGGCAGGTAAAATAGAGGTTTCAGGATCATTAAGTGTTTCTGAAAAGGTTGAGGCTGAAAACCTAAGCGTTTCAGGCTCTTTGAAAGCCGGCGAGGCTCGCGCAAATCGGCTTGAGATATATGGGATGGCGAGAGGCGGTAGCTTCAAGGGTCGAGAGGTAGAGGTTGGCAGGAAATCCGAGGTTCACGGCTTAATGGTAGGCTGCAACGTGGTGGTTGCGAGAAACGCTTCGGTTGACAGAGTGGTGGGCAAGCAGGTGAGGATTGGCAGAGGTGCAGAGGTGGATTACTTGGAAGCTGAGGAGGCTGTTGTAGAGGATTCGGCCACGGTTGGAGTGCTAGTGTATGTTGTGAAAGCCGAGCTGAGCGATAAATCCCGGGTAGGGGAGTTGAGAAAAACCGATAAGCTGAGCATCGCCTTGGATTGCAACGTTTAA
- a CDS encoding Snf7 family protein encodes MSWAGIRREETIGDKLRRLFTNDKEPIEKKAIVAQYRVKTAIGRINGYIEKLSERDRELFEIIVDALSRRDEVRARMYAREVAEIRKITKQLLTVQYALEHAALKLETFVIYGGAVNEVAPVLGVMKEALGILKGVAPDIWIDLQYAVRELETAMGAGMVDLSIEVGTGLDGEAKKVLEEAKVVAEQKIKERFAELPRTIGVGEGEASKTTATP; translated from the coding sequence ATGAGTTGGGCAGGAATCAGACGTGAGGAAACCATTGGCGACAAGTTGAGGAGACTCTTCACCAATGACAAGGAGCCGATTGAGAAGAAAGCGATTGTTGCTCAATACAGGGTTAAAACAGCTATTGGCAGGATAAATGGTTACATCGAGAAGCTCTCAGAAAGGGACCGTGAGTTATTTGAAATCATCGTGGACGCTTTGTCAAGAAGGGATGAAGTAAGGGCTAGAATGTATGCTCGCGAAGTAGCCGAGATAAGGAAGATTACCAAGCAGCTGTTAACCGTTCAATACGCCTTGGAGCACGCTGCGTTGAAGCTTGAGACCTTCGTGATATATGGTGGAGCTGTCAACGAGGTTGCGCCAGTACTGGGTGTTATGAAGGAGGCGCTTGGAATACTGAAGGGTGTTGCACCGGACATTTGGATCGACCTCCAATACGCTGTGAGAGAGCTTGAGACCGCGATGGGTGCAGGGATGGTCGACCTGTCGATAGAGGTTGGCACTGGATTGGATGGCGAGGCTAAGAAGGTGTTAGAGGAGGCCAAGGTTGTGGCTGAGCAGAAGATTAAGGAGAGGTTCGCGGAGCTTCCAAGAACTATCGGTGTTGGGGAAGGAGAAGCCTCGAAAACAACTGCTACTCCTTAA
- a CDS encoding AIR synthase-related protein: MVLKTGKLDWMTMSQLLGKLPVKDPDVVLGPSQGEDAGVVRLGDGFMVTHSDPITTGVEHAGYLAVHVAANDLAVRGVHPRWFLPTILVSPELNMEELEKIFTDIGRALGEINGVVVGGHTEVTPGLQRTIIVMTAIGYTNGRVVLTRDARPGDVVVVVGKIGGEGAGVLAWDWEEKLLEKNVPVEFIEIAKSYMYNISVVKVALGLRNIVNAMHDVTEGGLIQALRELAVASRKKVVVDASRIRLDPVVDRIVSSLGLDPLRILSSGCIIATLPESRLKTAEKVAAESGKEFNIIGWVEDSEKPEVLLRKGSETVSIDSDIVDEIYKVWELF; this comes from the coding sequence ATGGTTTTGAAAACCGGTAAGCTAGATTGGATGACAATGTCCCAGCTTCTTGGAAAACTACCTGTTAAAGATCCGGACGTGGTTCTAGGCCCGTCTCAAGGAGAAGATGCCGGGGTTGTAAGGCTTGGAGACGGGTTCATGGTGACTCACTCAGACCCGATTACAACCGGTGTGGAGCACGCCGGGTACTTAGCTGTTCACGTCGCGGCTAACGACCTAGCTGTGAGAGGTGTTCACCCCAGGTGGTTCCTGCCCACAATACTCGTATCGCCCGAGTTAAACATGGAGGAGCTTGAGAAGATCTTCACGGATATAGGGAGGGCTCTAGGGGAGATTAATGGTGTGGTTGTAGGCGGGCACACAGAGGTTACTCCCGGCCTCCAGCGGACCATAATAGTGATGACGGCTATCGGGTACACCAATGGTAGGGTCGTATTGACGAGGGATGCCCGGCCCGGCGATGTAGTAGTCGTGGTTGGGAAGATAGGTGGAGAGGGCGCGGGGGTTCTAGCATGGGATTGGGAGGAGAAGTTGCTGGAGAAGAATGTCCCGGTTGAATTCATCGAGATCGCTAAGAGCTACATGTACAATATCAGCGTCGTGAAAGTAGCCCTCGGGCTTAGAAACATCGTTAACGCCATGCACGATGTCACGGAGGGCGGGTTGATCCAGGCTCTGAGAGAGCTAGCGGTGGCAAGCCGTAAAAAAGTCGTCGTAGACGCCTCCCGTATAAGGTTGGACCCGGTGGTGGATAGGATAGTCTCCTCATTGGGTCTCGACCCGTTGAGAATATTGAGCAGTGGGTGCATCATTGCAACCCTGCCGGAGTCCAGGTTGAAAACAGCGGAAAAAGTAGCAGCGGAGAGCGGCAAGGAGTTTAACATTATAGGCTGGGTTGAAGACTCGGAGAAGCCCGAGGTGTTGCTGAGGAAGGGAAGCGAGACCGTTTCAATAGACTCTGATATTGTTGATGAGATTTATAAGGTGTGGGAGTTATTTTAA
- a CDS encoding DUF3096 domain-containing protein: MERLVEMAEKTVDELLKKYFKISAPRIIIGILMLLFGIVIWIWPDLVALLIAIYLIINGVLVLIDELLKGRVFKS, translated from the coding sequence GTGGAGAGGTTGGTGGAGATGGCTGAGAAAACTGTAGACGAATTGTTGAAAAAATATTTCAAGATAAGCGCGCCGAGAATTATCATAGGTATACTGATGCTTCTCTTCGGCATAGTCATATGGATATGGCCCGACCTCGTAGCTTTACTAATAGCGATATATTTGATAATAAACGGGGTACTAGTTCTGATCGATGAATTGTTGAAGGGCAGAGTCTTCAAATCTTAG
- a CDS encoding nucleotidyltransferase: MGFSVDSLASVLSRLSESGVDYVLIGDTVVQLHLGFKTLEGDVDLFVLAPSPLGEQEFYSSLAEANGWEVASTELGTPKLICAVNGETVEVEFYENFMDLEIPEELLNLSVTLTVGSVRARALRPEHYFVLKARQGVDLDKLKRWLKQVERAGFNKKVVEEAISCFPGYEEKTIRERLRSIGLTV, encoded by the coding sequence ATGGGTTTCAGCGTTGACAGTCTTGCCAGCGTGCTCTCACGGCTCAGCGAGAGCGGTGTCGACTACGTGTTGATCGGGGACACGGTTGTCCAGCTACACCTCGGCTTTAAAACGCTTGAGGGGGATGTAGACTTGTTCGTCCTAGCCCCCAGCCCCTTAGGGGAGCAGGAGTTCTACTCCTCCCTCGCGGAGGCGAACGGGTGGGAGGTTGCTTCAACCGAGCTCGGCACCCCTAAGCTGATATGCGCTGTGAACGGGGAGACCGTGGAGGTTGAGTTCTATGAGAATTTCATGGATCTTGAAATACCAGAGGAATTGCTAAACCTGTCTGTCACATTAACCGTGGGCAGTGTGAGAGCCAGGGCTTTGAGGCCGGAGCACTACTTTGTTTTAAAGGCTAGGCAGGGGGTTGACCTTGACAAGCTGAAGCGATGGCTTAAACAGGTTGAGAGAGCAGGCTTCAACAAGAAGGTTGTGGAGGAGGCAATAAGCTGCTTCCCAGGCTACGAGGAGAAGACGATCAGGGAGAGGCTTAGAAGCATAGGTTTAACGGTGTAA
- a CDS encoding glycosyltransferase family 4 protein, giving the protein MINTMVMGPGGSEYVTIETAIAFAKKGFEAYIDSWTLRKPEDLLRITGFFGIWVDELENYDIGLGEPPGKPVLTVNTSGDAISGIGDVIYFHYPSLMPHDTYYPGVKGIGRIVGKAYSLINAVAFPFVFRRAKAFVANSSFTARFLRRYYGIKPLIIHPPANLKPLLIQEPLGFYERKPYVLTVSRISPEKKPERAVELASLLKKKKIGVKVVLAGSLSEYNNDLYRNLKNTISSEGLEESLEIFPNAPRSELLKLYRESLLYIHLTPREHFGISIVEAMAAGTPVITPIDSGGWSDIGNYNPDIVKPYETLEEAVEIISRLAGNKEEWEKLSRNARTRSFFFDRETFHFKVYQALRKYIYYG; this is encoded by the coding sequence ATGATTAACACAATGGTAATGGGGCCTGGCGGAAGCGAGTACGTTACCATAGAAACAGCAATTGCTTTCGCGAAGAAAGGGTTTGAAGCATACATTGACTCGTGGACCCTTCGAAAGCCTGAGGATTTGCTAAGGATCACAGGATTCTTCGGCATATGGGTTGACGAGTTGGAGAACTATGATATCGGGCTAGGCGAGCCGCCCGGGAAGCCTGTTTTAACAGTAAACACTAGCGGCGACGCTATTTCAGGTATCGGAGATGTAATATACTTCCACTACCCTAGCCTAATGCCCCACGATACATACTATCCCGGGGTGAAAGGGATTGGAAGAATCGTTGGAAAAGCCTACTCACTCATAAATGCTGTGGCATTCCCATTCGTGTTTAGAAGAGCTAAAGCATTCGTGGCCAACTCCTCATTCACTGCAAGGTTCCTCAGAAGATACTACGGAATAAAACCTTTGATCATACACCCCCCAGCCAACCTTAAACCGCTTCTCATCCAGGAACCCCTGGGCTTTTACGAAAGAAAACCTTACGTATTAACAGTCTCCAGAATAAGCCCTGAGAAAAAGCCCGAGAGAGCTGTCGAGCTGGCATCGCTACTGAAGAAGAAGAAGATTGGTGTGAAGGTTGTTCTAGCAGGCTCCCTCTCAGAATACAATAACGACCTGTATCGCAATTTAAAAAACACTATAAGTAGCGAGGGTCTCGAAGAGTCTCTTGAAATCTTTCCCAACGCCCCGAGAAGCGAGCTTCTAAAATTATATAGAGAATCCCTTCTCTACATCCATCTAACCCCGAGGGAGCATTTCGGGATCTCAATCGTGGAGGCAATGGCGGCTGGAACACCCGTTATTACCCCTATAGATAGTGGAGGGTGGAGCGATATAGGGAACTACAATCCCGATATTGTCAAGCCTTATGAAACCCTGGAGGAGGCTGTTGAGATAATAAGCAGACTAGCTGGCAATAAGGAGGAGTGGGAAAAATTAAGCAGGAACGCGAGAACCAGGTCGTTCTTCTTCGACAGGGAAACATTTCACTTTAAAGTATATCAGGCATTAAGAAAATACATTTATTATGGATGA
- a CDS encoding MBL fold metallo-hydrolase, whose product MLNQYYYRELLKHVNILENGAILLGENISVDGHGGRRIRVVTHAHSDHVNQLSDSVRESEIILATPVTIEMIELLGYVGRSLRTLFKMKAKALEYNQVFSTGVEKVTLLPADHIVGSAQVMVEYKGYRLGYTGDFKLTKKTAVMKNLDVLVIEATYGNPTHRRPFKDSVPGILYELVNYGLSYYGQVFIYGYHGKVQEAMKILREKGVSEPFVLTEKIYEITKALEKYGFRIANVFKEGPGRRFERSVVFKHMMSASRRRLDGSALHIVLSGWEFREPFRRVDDYTYLVALSDHSDFDDLVQYVETAKPGLVVVDASRNGDPQGLASSLREKGYCTVTLPGDQESQIEEYCL is encoded by the coding sequence TTGCTCAATCAATACTACTACCGCGAACTACTGAAACATGTGAATATTCTCGAAAACGGTGCTATACTGCTAGGGGAGAACATATCCGTTGACGGTCATGGAGGCAGAAGGATAAGGGTAGTGACCCACGCCCACTCCGACCATGTAAATCAGCTCTCGGACAGCGTGAGAGAATCGGAGATTATACTAGCCACACCAGTTACTATTGAAATGATTGAACTCTTGGGATACGTGGGCAGGTCTCTTAGAACACTGTTTAAAATGAAGGCTAAGGCGTTAGAGTACAACCAGGTTTTCTCAACAGGGGTTGAGAAAGTAACCCTGCTACCAGCTGACCATATAGTAGGCTCTGCACAGGTCATGGTCGAGTACAAAGGATATAGATTAGGATACACCGGCGATTTTAAGCTAACCAAGAAGACAGCTGTAATGAAAAACCTGGATGTCCTAGTCATAGAAGCAACCTACGGTAATCCCACGCATCGCAGGCCTTTCAAAGACTCTGTACCAGGAATTCTCTACGAGCTGGTCAACTACGGCCTGTCATACTACGGGCAGGTGTTCATATATGGGTACCACGGTAAGGTGCAGGAAGCCATGAAGATCCTCAGGGAGAAAGGCGTGAGCGAGCCCTTCGTGTTAACTGAGAAGATTTACGAGATCACTAAGGCGCTTGAGAAATACGGTTTCAGAATAGCCAATGTTTTCAAGGAAGGCCCTGGGAGAAGGTTTGAGAGAAGCGTGGTGTTCAAACACATGATGTCCGCTTCAAGGCGCAGGCTTGACGGATCAGCCCTTCACATAGTCTTAAGCGGCTGGGAGTTCCGCGAGCCCTTCAGGAGGGTGGATGACTACACGTACCTGGTAGCCCTCAGCGATCACAGCGATTTCGACGATCTAGTCCAGTACGTGGAGACGGCTAAACCAGGCCTTGTCGTAGTGGATGCGTCGAGGAATGGGGATCCTCAAGGGCTTGCCTCTTCCCTCAGGGAGAAGGGTTACTGCACTGTCACGCTTCCCGGAGATCAAGAGTCGCAGATTGAGGAATACTGCTTATGA